ACACACTTCCTTTCACTGATTCCAAATTCTCTATTCAAACATCAATGGATCCTCCACCCAAGACTTGGAGCATCCACACGCGCTCCGAGATAACCGCCAAGTACCAGGTTCTCAGCCGGGTCGGGTCGGGTGTCTACGCCGACGTCTATTGCGCCCGCCGCCTCTCCGACGGCGCCGCGGTGGGGCTCAAGGAGGTTCACGATTCCCAATCCGCCTCGCGCGAAATCGAGGCTCTGAGGCTTCTAAAAGGGTCCCGAAACGTCGTCGTGCTGCACGAGTTCTTCTGGCGCGAGGACGAGGACGCGGTTCTCGTGCTCGAGTTTCTCGGAACCGACCTTGCCACCGTGATCGGAGAAGGTGGTGTCGGTGTTGCAGAGGCTAAGAGGTGGATGGTGCAGGCTCTGAGTGCGGTGGATGAGTGTCATAGGAACATGATCGTGCATAGGGACTTGAAGCCCGCGAATTTCTTGGTTTCTGATGATGGGGCGCTCAAGTTAGCGGATTTTGGACAGGTTTAATTTAAGGGATCAAGTTTTTTCAGCTTCTTTTTCAATCCAATTTTGGGCCTTTTGTAGCTTCACAAATAGTAATAAGTAACTTTTGGACATTGGtgaaaagtttttgtttttataaaattatggtgttcatgattttttttctacaatctCCACTACCATGTCCAcgataaatatttcttaatcaCTAGTTAGGAAGATCCTTTAAGTTTTTACTACTTTTGGGACCCTTTTAGTTTTTTACTACTTTTTTATACTTTGGGCtttgtgtgtgtgagtgtgttggTTGGTTACTTGATTGTTACGTgacttgctttgttttttttttttgtcactttttggatttgtttgtgTGATGTGGTTTGGGTTGATCAGTAATCGTGGGTGATCGATCGCAATTCTGTGGCATTGGCTTCTACCCATGGTTGAAAATATAGATGATTTCTGTTTTGTTGTTGAATCTTTTAGTTGGTGGTTCTCTtgtctctctctctaaaaaagTTTTGGATTTGGATCGAGGAAAAAGGAATAGAGGTTAATTTTCATGATTTGTtaaccaatcaaaattcatcttatatataacttttaagatacatattataaaaatcagGAAACTTACAATCTTATACAATATCTTATCTTATTATAcaataatttgtgattgaaagGTGTTTTTCTATTCGGGGTAAGTTTGGTGTGTATGttttttttgggtgaatttTTTGGTGTGTTTTTTGGTCTTCTTGGTGGAAGACTAATCCTTGGATTGACTTAGTGATTAGGTAAATCTGAGATTAGTTTTTTggtataaaatttgttttgggTCCCTTGAAATGcggtcaaaattgattttaatccctatatttaaaaaataatggtttTGGTCCTTATATTTCTAAACTGTTGTGGGTTTAGTCCCTTGTTAAGTTGTCCTATACTTCATTTTGACTCAAGGATGGAAGAAATTTACCACATTTCAGAAAATACATGTCGTAAAgtcatcatttttaaaatataagaactaaaatcaattttgatcaACTTTTAAGACACTTAAAACACATTttactttctttattttgtCTGTTTCCATACATATATGAATGTTAAATTTTACTACTTTTTCAGGCAAGGATACTAGTGGAGTCTGGATTTGATGCTCCCCAGGAGAACCCGCCACCATATGAAGATGATGCTTCAAATAGTGAAAGCTCACTCCAACATCCTGAAGCTATTTCTCAATTAGTTAACTTAAACCAAACTGTATATGAAAATCCAAATCAGGGAACCGTGagtcatgaagaatatttcaGAGTTTTGGATGAGATGAAAACCAAGAGCTACTCCTATGACACTGATAAGGATACAAACATCTATGATGGAAACACCTCATGTCTTGCAACATGCACAACGAGTGACATAGATGATGATCTTTGCAAGGGTTCTTTTACATATGAAGCTGAGGAGGTGGGAGGAAATGAACTTGGTTGTCTCACATCATGTGTCGGAACTCGGTGGTTCCGAGCTCCTGAGCTACTCTATGGATCTACAGACTATGGTTTAGAGGTTGATCTTTGGTCATTGGGATGTGTCTTTGCTGAGCTATTAACATCGAAGCCATTGTTTCCTGGAACAAGTGATGTAGATCAGCTCAGCAGAATTGTAAGTGTATTGGGAAACATTAATGAGGAAACTTGGCCTGGTTGTTCCAAGCTTCCTGATTATGGATCAATCTCATTGGGTAATGTGGAAAATCCAAGTGGTCTTGAAGCATGCATGCCCAATTGCTCCCCTAATGAAGTTTCCCTAGTGCAAAGATTGGTTTGTTATGATCCAGCAAAGAGAACCACAGCTATGGAGTTGCTTCAGGACAAGTACTTTAGTGAAGAACCTCTTCCTGTTCCAATTTCTGAATTGCGGGTTCCTTTGACTAGAAATGGACAAGACCAGGATTCCCCTGGTGGGCACAATGGAATGGGTTCTGATTCTGATTTGGAGGAGTTTGGCACCTTGAATATCACCACAACTGGTTCTGATTTATCTATACAGATCCCTTGAACATGAAGGATATGATGcactttgaattttgttttattattagtatataaaaaaaatttaattcaaggTGCATCGTATTCTTTGGACAGAATTTGTCCTTTGCTGTTCGATTGGTATTGTTTGCTGAATGAAATCCACGGttgaatttttatataagaaattttttcttttgcaagaattgtaaacaaatgataaataattgagGAATATAAATGTTGTTTTACCATGTAATGTTATCCTTGATGTAAAACTGTTGCTAAGTGCCAGAATTCTGTAACCCGGTAACAGGGACAAGAGATCCTTACAACCCAATTTCCACCAACGTgcttgtgtcttttgtttttctttctggcaacacaagttttttttttttggctttttttcatgtttacaATTCAAAATTGGAACAAAAAAGAAGGCTAAGTTATGGACCAAGCAATAACATCAAGTATAATGACTAATTTAAGTCGAATGATGAAATGAAGATGACTAGTTCTAACTCAACTAGTTCGAATTCAATGCAggaattattttatcaaaaaattggTCCCTTCAAAAATTAGTGATGGAcacgttaattttttaaaaagtaaaataagttGTAGTAATTTTACCTAAATATATCGGTATCTGTAGTTCAAGGCTAAAATGGGAATTTTACATTCTTTATTTTCTGTTgttaattcattcattcatacCGAAGGGAAAGCAAACAGCAAGGCCCAAAATCAGGTTCAAAGCTATTGTAAGAGTTGGgcgacaaaaataaaaaataaataaacttattgCGAGAGAAGTAACCTCCAAAAATACTAGTTTTGTTTTCCTATTGATCAGTTACCTTAGCGAATGAGTTCTATTATTTGAAGATTTTGGAAGTTATTATCAAGTAggattcttataatttattttttttgacataAACATACTCATCTCATTTCATTGCTACAAGGAATAATAAGATTAAAACTATAGAGACTAGGAAAAAAATGGTGCCACCATAGCTAACTCATGCACAACCTCATTTACTTGGCTCTTTACAAACTTGGAAAAGGTTGGATTTTGATGAAACAGCCGAATACAATGTTGAATTAAACTACCAAACTCAGATTCAGGATTCTTATAATTATTCCACTAGTTTTGTGGAAGTACCAATTAACCTTGGAGGCAACTTTTGATTTACATAAATCAACCTCATGAGGTGAATTACGGATCATAGCTATTTCTTAAGCTCACGAAGCTTTCGCCCATCGATAAACTCTGCAGACAGAATTTACACGCTAGACTACTTCGTATCCAAAATGGGACAAAATTCAAGCgattaaaaataatgtcacGTACAGAAGCGTATATAATATTACATAAAGTAGTACATTTAAGGAAATATTATGGGATGCATAGATCCCCCTTGATGAATTATGTCTCCCTTTAAGTGGATGCCAAATCAGAGAATCACAAGGCTCGAGTAACAACAGAAGGGTGTCGTGTCGTAAGTAAGCCGCTAATAGTACCACCTACTACATCACAGCTAGCCATAATACCTAAACCTCTTTCGTACAAATATTGCAGCAAAACAATGCATAGTTCCTGCGTTGAGCTTCCCCTTGTACTGTTAAGGTCAACCATAATAGATGAAACACAATCTGCTCAGCTGGAAGTATGCAGAATTAGAGCAATCAATGAATAGAGCTTCATAAGATGCTCTAGTCTTGGGGTAGAAGTGCGATCTCGATTTCATGAAGTGACTTCCCTTTGGTTTCCACCAcatttctttttacaaaaattactgCCATGATGCAAAAGGTAGCAAACATAGAGTAAAGCAGCTGTGGACCAAGTTTCTCCAGCAAACGCAAGAACAGTAGTCCAACAAAGAAATTTATCACCTGTACAAGACCATTAATCAAATGAGAGAAGGATTCCATATTACGAGCTTTCCCATCCTTCTAAGTCATTATGAGAACAATTTTAGTAGTTTGCAAAGAAGGGAATTTCAGCAGGCTACATTTTCTTGATTCAACCATCCGGCAACATTATATAATTGAACAAAACCGTTGAACATAACCTGCCAACTGATACCATTTTATAATAGGAAACGGCAGAAGAAAATTACCCAATGCACTGACATACAGACTGCCATGGCTTTGGCTCTTATTCGACTAGGAAAGATTTCTGGTAGAAGGAGACCTGGAACTGGGCCAGCTCCGAGAGCAAATGTTAAGACAAACCTGCATGAAGTATAGATTAAGTGTTCATATTCCAGCAGTGTCTTCCCAAAAGGCACTGCATGCACTCATAATCTAGAGTGAATGTTCCAAGCGACAATTGTACACTTCATAGAGCTGCTAGATCGTGGACAATGAGGACATTACATAATTGGACGAATGAAAGAAGTTTCAGTTTATTGCCATTTCATCCTCATTTGTCATGTATACAAAGACTTATACAGAGTAATAGGCTGCTCTCATACAGTCATACACTCGTACTCGATGAATTTGGCTGATGATAATTACCAAACATTGTTAATTACAGGCAGAGCACCATGGTTTCTCAGACAATGATATCAATACTAAAATATTTCTTGCTGAACTAAAGAAGTTCAACTAAAATCATCAGCATATTATTGCCTTTACACTTCCCACTTGTTTATTTGAGTTTGACtgcctaaataattttttttaatagaagatATCCTTCATAATTATCTTTTGAAAGATCACCCATAACCTAACGGTGACCAGATCACAAgtagaaacattattttaaatttattaataatttgaatCATAAATGCATCTATCAAGATCCATATTGGTAATCATGGTTGCATACTCACAGGAACATGCCACCAACAGAAAAGTACTGAGCTCCCATGTTTGATACAAGTGAAGTTGCTCCTGTGGCTTGAAGGATCATTGCTATTGCCTAtacagtaaaaaataaaacaaacaacttCCTTATTAAGAGCAAAGTTTCTTTTACTCAAAAGCAATTCAAACACCATAACAAAAAAGGAATTTCCctcaattttgtattgttgtgCACTTGCACTAGTTCATATTCCAAACAACATCCCTCTTTTCATTACCACAAACACCAAGTCAGGATTTAAAATAGTACAACTACCACATGTGTCCCAGATTTTTAAGTGCATGATAATCACCCTATAATGATATGCTACATAATAGaacatctattaaaaaaaaaccaagtgTTATAAGTACATCTATACATAATTTACCATGCCAAAGAAACTCCAGAAAAGTAGAACCTTCCTTCCAAGCTTATCCATCAAACCCATTGAAACGATAGATCCTGAAGAAAATGGGGGGAGGGGGGTTAGCATTAGAGAATAGAATAACAGAATAACTTTGATTTAAATCCTGGCAACCAGAAGATAGCATTACCTGCCAAATTGGCAATTCCTATGCAGACATTTGCAATGTCTGATGGCACTCCAGCACTTTTAAAAACagttgaagagaaataaaacaCAGCATTTATACCAgatagctgttgtaaagcaaATAGGGTTGATCCAATAAAAACAACTGCAAAACGAActtgtgaataaaaaataacttttggaAACCTAAGGAAACCAGTGACCAGATAACAACAATGGCAAATacactcacaagtcacaactaTCCCAGAGACAAACCAGGAAAAATGCATACCTTTAGAATGACGACCATGAAGCAATTCCGACAGCTTCACACTATCACTATCGTCTCCTCTATCTGCCTTGGATAA
This region of Glycine max cultivar Williams 82 chromosome 7, Glycine_max_v4.0, whole genome shotgun sequence genomic DNA includes:
- the LOC548056 gene encoding CDK-activating kinase encodes the protein MDPPPKTWSIHTRSEITAKYQVLSRVGSGVYADVYCARRLSDGAAVGLKEVHDSQSASREIEALRLLKGSRNVVVLHEFFWREDEDAVLVLEFLGTDLATVIGEGGVGVAEAKRWMVQALSAVDECHRNMIVHRDLKPANFLVSDDGALKLADFGQARILVESGFDAPQENPPPYEDDASNSESSLQHPEAISQLVNLNQTVYENPNQGTVSHEEYFRVLDEMKTKSYSYDTDKDTNIYDGNTSCLATCTTSDIDDDLCKGSFTYEAEEVGGNELGCLTSCVGTRWFRAPELLYGSTDYGLEVDLWSLGCVFAELLTSKPLFPGTSDVDQLSRIVSVLGNINEETWPGCSKLPDYGSISLGNVENPSGLEACMPNCSPNEVSLVQRLVCYDPAKRTTAMELLQDKYFSEEPLPVPISELRVPLTRNGQDQDSPGGHNGMGSDSDLEEFGTLNITTTGSDLSIQIP
- the LOC100782849 gene encoding probable plastidic glucose transporter 2 isoform X1; amino-acid sequence: MWMGHSSMYKRTPSRDNSNMEDVEENSDLLDIGLDKGTSNPSLMLSLPHVLVATISSFLFGYHLGVVNEPLESISVDLGFRGNTLAEGLVVSICLGGALIGCLLSGWIADGVGRRRAFQLCALPMIIGASMSAATNNLFGMLVGRLFVGTGLGLGPPVASLYVTEVSPAFVRGTFGAFIQIATCLGLMGALFIGIPVKEISGWWRVCFWVSTIPAAILATAMVFCAESPHWLYKQGRTAEAEAEFERLLGVSEAKFAMSELSKADRGDDSDSVKLSELLHGRHSKGMHFSWFVSGIVVTCECICHCCYLVTGFLRFPKVIFYSQVRFAVVFIGSTLFALQQLSGINAVFYFSSTVFKSAGVPSDIANVCIGIANLAGSIVSMGLMDKLGRKVLLFWSFFGMAIAMILQATGATSLVSNMGAQYFSVGGMFLFVLTFALGAGPVPGLLLPEIFPSRIRAKAMAVCMSVHWVINFFVGLLFLRLLEKLGPQLLYSMFATFCIMAVIFVKRNVVETKGKSLHEIEIALLPQD